A window from Molothrus aeneus isolate 106 chromosome 26, BPBGC_Maene_1.0, whole genome shotgun sequence encodes these proteins:
- the CRLF3 gene encoding cytokine receptor-like factor 3, protein MEAAAAEAEVRLLLQEARESIEAARSYRRELQQRLRGLHQAREQIKDSATSTRDVLEQHFSDLKGTLKKLLDERLTSLLQEVDVIEQESIKPLDECQKLIEHGVSTADDLLREGESAVDGDVGQQNEKLCNFTKKALHIQLDSLPEVPSLVDVPCLSAQLDDCLLTILKNQIFRHGTVASRPPVQLEEFVEKPGGILVRWCKVDEDFSAQDYRLQFRKSPGSPFEDVYVGSEPEFLVLHMDPHVDYQFRVCARGDGRQEWSPWSVAQTGRTTLVPHEWTAGLEGYSLSSRRNIALRNDSQSCGVLYSKAPTYFCGQTLTFRIETVGQPDRRDSLGVCAEQRNGDESLQRDQAVCISTNGAVFVNGKEMTNQLPAVTSGSTVTFDMEVVQFGPCGNEGGNFKLRVTISSNNREVVFDWVLDQCCGSLYFGCSFSYPGWKVLVF, encoded by the exons ATGGAGGCCGCCGCCGCCGAGGCCGAGGTACGGCTCCTCTTGCAGGAGGCTCGGGAGAGCATCGAGGCGGCGCGGAGCTACCGgcgggagctgcagcagcggcTGCGGGGGCTGCACCAGGCGCGGGAGCAG ATCAAAGATAGTGCTACATCCACCAGAGATGTGCTTGAGCAGCATTTCAGTGATTTGAAAGGGACcctgaagaagctgctggaCGAGCGCCTGacgtccctgctgcaggaggtggaTGTCATAGAGCAGGAGAGCATCAAGCCCCTGGATGAGTGCCAGAAGCTGATCGAGCACGGGGTCAGCACGGCCGATGATCTGCTCCGGGAAG GAGAGAGTGCAGTCGATGGAGATGTGGGACAACAGAATGAGAAACTTTGCAACTTTACAAAAAAAGCTTTACATATTCAGCTAGATAG CTTACCAGAAGTGCCTTCCTTGGTTGACGTGCCTTGTTTATCTGCCCAGCTGGATGACTGCCTCCTTACTATattgaaaaatcaaatattcAGACATGGAACTGTGGCATCCCGCCCACCTGTACAGCTGGAGGAGTTTGTGGAAAAGCCTGGAGGTATTTTAGTCCGATGGTGTAAG GTGGATGAGGATTTCTCAGCCCAGGATTACCGGCTGCAGTTCCGCAAGAGCCCGGGCAGCCCCTTTGAGGACGTGTACGTGGGCTCAGAGCCTGAGTTCCTGGTGCTGCACATGGACCCCCACGTGGATTACCAGTTCCGGGTGTGCGCGCGCGGGGACGGGCGCCAGGAGTGGAGCCCCTGGAGCGTGGCCCAGACCGGCCGCACCACGCTGGTGCCCCACG aatGGACAGCTGGTCTGGAGGGTTACAGCTTGAGCAGCCGAAGAAACATAGCACTCCGGAATGACTCTCAGTCCTGTGGTGTGCTCTACTCCAAAGCTCCTACTTATTTCTGTGGGCAGACATTAACATTCAG GATTGAGACCGTGGGGCAGCCGGACCGGCGGGACAGCCTGGGCGTGTGCGCGGAGCAGCGCAACGGCGACGAGTCCCTGCAGCGGGACCAGGCCGTGTGCATCAGCACCAACG GGGCAGTATTTGTAAAtggaaaagagatgacaaaccaGCTGCCTGCTGTTACTTCTGGCTCCACTGTGACATTTGACATGGAAGTTGTGCAGTTTGGACCCTGCGGCAACGAGGGAGGAAACTTCAAGCTTCGAGTAACCATCAGCTCTAACAACAGAGAAGTGGTCTTTGACTGGGTACTTGATCAGTGCTGTGGCTCTTTGTATTTTGGATGTTCATTCTCATACCCAGGCTGGAAGGTTTTGGTCTTTTAG